In Frondihabitans sp. PAMC 28766, a genomic segment contains:
- a CDS encoding aldo/keto reductase translates to MQYRTLGRTGIKVSPYALGAMNFGQIGNVTQDDSIAIIHKALDAGINFVDTADMYSHGESEEIVGKALVGRRDDVVLATKLNLPMSDDPNHQGNSRRWIVQEVENSLRRLQTDYIDLYQIHRPDPSTDIEETLSAMSDLVHAGKIRAFGSSAMPASEMVEAQWVSERRGLERFRTEQPTYSILNRGIENEILPVAERYGMGTLVWSPLAGGMLTGRIRKGQETDLNRAKYFTYFSDERRIDAVEEVAALSDETGIPMTHLAMAFVIAHPGVTSAIMGPRTMAQLDDVLAGSDVVLSDEILDRIDAIVAPGADIGQLDMAYKTPAILTPALRRRPVSLRAAA, encoded by the coding sequence ATGCAGTACCGCACCCTCGGCCGCACCGGAATCAAGGTCAGCCCTTACGCCCTCGGCGCCATGAACTTCGGTCAGATCGGCAACGTCACGCAAGACGACTCGATCGCAATCATCCACAAGGCCCTCGACGCCGGCATCAACTTCGTCGACACCGCAGACATGTACTCGCACGGCGAATCGGAAGAGATCGTCGGCAAGGCGCTCGTCGGTCGCCGCGACGACGTCGTCCTCGCCACGAAGCTGAACCTGCCGATGAGCGACGACCCGAACCACCAGGGCAACTCCCGTCGCTGGATCGTGCAGGAGGTCGAGAACTCTCTGCGCCGCCTCCAGACCGACTACATCGACCTCTACCAGATCCACCGCCCAGACCCCTCGACCGACATCGAAGAGACCCTCTCGGCGATGTCCGACCTCGTCCACGCCGGCAAGATCCGCGCGTTCGGCTCATCGGCCATGCCGGCTTCAGAGATGGTCGAGGCGCAGTGGGTCTCCGAGCGGCGCGGGCTCGAGCGCTTCCGCACCGAGCAGCCGACCTACTCGATCCTCAACCGGGGCATCGAGAACGAGATCCTGCCCGTCGCCGAGCGGTACGGCATGGGCACGCTCGTCTGGAGCCCGCTCGCGGGAGGCATGCTGACGGGGCGCATCCGGAAGGGTCAGGAGACCGATCTCAACCGGGCCAAGTACTTCACCTACTTCTCCGACGAGCGCCGCATCGACGCCGTCGAAGAGGTCGCCGCGCTCTCGGACGAGACCGGTATCCCGATGACCCACCTGGCCATGGCCTTCGTGATCGCGCACCCTGGCGTGACGTCGGCGATCATGGGGCCGCGCACGATGGCGCAGCTCGACGACGTCCTTGCGGGATCAGACGTGGTGCTGTCCGACGAGATCCTCGACCGCATCGACGCCATCGTCGCTCCCGGTGCGGACATCGGCCAGCTCGACATGGCCTACAAGACCCCCGCCATCCTCACCCCGGCGCTCCGCCGCCGCCCCGTCTCGCTGCGCGCCGCCGCCTGA
- a CDS encoding TetR/AcrR family transcriptional regulator, with the protein MARADAERNLDALLSAAKEEFALSGVDVNVRAIAARAGVGTATLYRHFPLRSDLISAVFRHEIDACAAEAPTIMEAYPPDQALRVWLQRYTEFVATKHGLANALHSGDPAYNALPGYFEGKVGPVLRDLLANAARAGLARTDVDAIEVLGSVANLCIYSPITKDETRPGRMVDVFVDGLLTPSKV; encoded by the coding sequence GTGGCACGTGCCGATGCAGAACGCAATCTCGACGCACTCCTGTCCGCGGCCAAGGAGGAGTTCGCGCTGAGCGGTGTCGACGTGAACGTCCGGGCGATCGCTGCTCGAGCCGGCGTCGGAACAGCCACGCTCTACCGTCATTTCCCGCTGCGGTCCGACCTCATCTCGGCCGTGTTCCGGCACGAGATCGATGCCTGCGCGGCCGAGGCTCCGACGATCATGGAGGCCTATCCGCCCGACCAGGCTCTGCGGGTCTGGCTGCAGCGGTACACCGAGTTCGTCGCGACGAAGCACGGTCTGGCGAACGCGCTGCACTCCGGTGATCCTGCCTACAACGCTCTGCCTGGCTATTTCGAGGGGAAGGTCGGGCCGGTGCTTCGCGACCTGCTCGCGAACGCCGCCCGGGCGGGCCTCGCCCGGACGGATGTCGACGCCATCGAAGTGCTCGGGTCGGTGGCCAACCTCTGCATCTACTCGCCGATCACGAAAGACGAGACGCGCCCGGGGCGGATGGTCGACGTCTTCGTGGACGGCCTGCTGACGCCCTCGAAGGTCTGA
- a CDS encoding GH92 family glycosyl hydrolase, with translation MRSSAAPLTASGGAITRRRGRRVIPLAMLSVALAAVAGVSGTGFATSASATPATTATSTVPGAKTDLTGLVNPFIGTENQGLDFPAAGAPFGMVQESPLMESGSGTGCDSQAATTVTGFSQTTINGCRFNYLPLMPTTGAVTSTDSSQYASTFSHSTETTSPDYYQSTLDKYGVKVGLTATDRTGWQQYTFPRTSQANVMFNAGAGVTSSSIQVVGKNTVQGWVDDGKKTYFVAELSRPFTSFGTWKGTTKTAGSRESSATGANGAWASFDTTKDDSPIVAKVALSFTGLAGAQKNLAAETSHLGFDFDAAHAALKAEWNTMLHKAAVAGGTHDQQVAYYTALYHSMLDPNEIGDVDGQYVGADKKIHTAEGYTPYSNFSLWDTYRTQNQLLETLVPKVAHDIDLSLIAIAREGGALPRWYLEDQEGNIMTGDPITPFLVEGWSKGLLTGADAQEAYKYLRANATSVPPANVRENGRAGVAYYASRGYIPYGVNISTNADCPSNGTSGTCCPTKSNDNDCYYGTSATLDYALADASLSLMAKGLGHTADAKMFAQRGQSYRNVYDSQIGQFRPRTQDGTWLSPYDPVTSDHAFHEQNASQYQWLVPQDPAGLVGMLGGASATTSKLNTFFDYSGLLTDPNGTAKNTWVSDPLTYYSSNYYNPNNEPNLVAPYIYAWAGQPGNTSTVVHAQETLYTNTPGGIPGNDDMGEMSAWYVMSALGLYPTTAGGNFDVLTTPLFPAAQVQVGAYGRTQGGTLKISAPGTSMSNRYVATATVNGRSSDKAWVSQADIAHGGSIAYTLSTAPTRWATNAKDAPPSIDTVSSTQNQVSASLSPTQSTVEPTAQASSTQKIALSLNATSPRTARVAVSATAPRGWSVTPSRTNVTLRSNSLPQQVEVPMTVTAPAGTKPGTYSIAVTARMAGAASVRKEATVVVSAGADCAIQSSSSCAVDLSHFYNNDGTATLADPAQGDFDGTGLSYAADLLPAPGPVSLGGVTYQAPPTAGTQPNFVKSTGQAVALPSGRYSSLHIVGASDNGSTGAASATAVVTYSDGSTATVPLELTGWANAAPDFGNTAVVTTPYQLKAGAGKTTTGASLYETTVPLQPGKTVRSLSLATPSVPAWVAPGSGGLDWARDSAVNIYAMTLTR, from the coding sequence ATGCGCTCGTCTGCAGCACCACTCACGGCTTCCGGCGGCGCGATCACTCGCCGCCGCGGTCGCCGCGTCATTCCACTCGCCATGCTCTCGGTGGCCCTCGCGGCCGTCGCCGGGGTCTCGGGCACCGGCTTCGCCACGAGCGCGAGCGCGACCCCGGCGACCACCGCGACGTCGACCGTGCCGGGCGCGAAGACCGACCTCACGGGCCTCGTCAATCCGTTCATCGGCACCGAGAACCAGGGCCTCGACTTCCCGGCCGCGGGCGCGCCGTTCGGCATGGTGCAGGAGAGCCCGCTGATGGAGAGCGGCTCGGGCACCGGCTGCGACTCGCAGGCCGCGACGACCGTCACCGGCTTCAGCCAGACCACCATCAACGGCTGCCGGTTCAACTACCTGCCGTTGATGCCGACGACGGGTGCGGTGACCTCCACCGACTCGTCGCAGTACGCCTCGACGTTCAGCCACAGCACCGAGACAACGTCTCCCGACTACTACCAATCGACCCTCGACAAGTACGGCGTGAAGGTCGGGCTCACGGCGACCGACCGCACGGGGTGGCAGCAGTACACCTTCCCGCGCACCTCACAGGCGAACGTCATGTTCAATGCGGGCGCCGGGGTGACGAGCTCGTCGATCCAGGTCGTCGGCAAGAACACCGTCCAGGGCTGGGTCGACGACGGCAAGAAGACGTACTTCGTCGCCGAGCTGAGCCGCCCGTTCACGTCGTTCGGCACGTGGAAGGGCACGACGAAGACGGCAGGATCGCGCGAATCCTCCGCGACCGGGGCCAACGGCGCCTGGGCGTCGTTCGACACCACGAAGGACGACTCGCCGATCGTCGCCAAGGTGGCGCTGTCGTTCACCGGTCTGGCCGGGGCTCAGAAGAACCTGGCCGCCGAGACCTCGCACCTCGGGTTCGACTTCGACGCGGCGCACGCGGCGCTCAAGGCCGAGTGGAACACGATGCTGCACAAGGCCGCCGTCGCCGGTGGCACGCACGACCAGCAGGTCGCCTACTACACGGCGCTGTACCACTCGATGCTCGACCCCAATGAGATCGGCGATGTCGACGGCCAGTACGTCGGGGCCGACAAGAAGATCCACACCGCCGAGGGGTATACGCCCTATAGCAACTTCTCGCTCTGGGACACCTATCGAACCCAGAACCAGCTGCTCGAGACCCTGGTGCCGAAGGTGGCACACGACATCGACCTCTCGCTGATCGCCATCGCCCGGGAGGGCGGTGCCCTGCCGCGCTGGTACCTCGAAGACCAGGAGGGCAACATCATGACGGGTGACCCGATCACTCCCTTCCTCGTCGAGGGGTGGTCGAAGGGGCTGTTGACAGGAGCCGACGCTCAAGAGGCCTACAAATACCTCCGCGCCAATGCCACCAGCGTCCCTCCGGCGAACGTGCGGGAGAACGGGCGGGCGGGTGTCGCCTACTATGCCTCGCGCGGCTACATCCCCTACGGCGTCAACATCTCGACGAACGCCGACTGCCCGAGCAACGGGACGAGCGGCACCTGCTGCCCGACCAAGAGCAACGACAACGACTGCTACTACGGCACCTCCGCGACACTCGACTACGCACTCGCCGACGCGTCACTCTCGCTGATGGCGAAGGGTCTCGGCCACACCGCCGACGCCAAGATGTTCGCCCAGCGCGGCCAGTCGTACCGCAACGTCTACGACTCCCAGATCGGGCAGTTCCGGCCGCGCACGCAGGACGGCACCTGGTTGTCTCCGTACGACCCGGTCACGAGCGACCACGCCTTCCACGAGCAGAACGCGAGCCAGTACCAGTGGCTGGTGCCTCAGGATCCTGCCGGCCTGGTCGGGATGCTCGGCGGTGCGAGCGCCACGACGTCGAAGCTCAACACCTTCTTCGACTACAGCGGCCTGCTCACCGACCCGAACGGCACCGCGAAGAACACCTGGGTGAGCGACCCGCTGACCTACTACTCGTCGAACTACTACAACCCGAACAACGAGCCGAACCTGGTCGCGCCGTACATCTACGCGTGGGCCGGTCAGCCGGGCAACACGTCGACCGTGGTGCACGCCCAGGAGACGCTGTACACGAACACCCCCGGCGGCATCCCCGGCAACGACGACATGGGCGAGATGTCGGCCTGGTACGTGATGAGCGCCCTCGGGCTCTACCCGACCACGGCAGGCGGCAACTTCGACGTCCTCACCACGCCGCTGTTCCCGGCCGCCCAGGTGCAGGTCGGCGCCTACGGTCGCACGCAGGGCGGGACGCTGAAGATATCGGCCCCCGGCACCAGCATGAGCAACCGGTACGTCGCCACGGCGACGGTGAACGGGCGATCGTCCGACAAGGCCTGGGTGTCACAGGCCGACATCGCCCACGGCGGCAGCATCGCGTACACGCTCAGCACGGCTCCGACGCGCTGGGCCACGAATGCGAAAGACGCCCCGCCGTCGATCGACACGGTCTCGAGCACGCAGAACCAGGTGAGCGCGTCGCTCTCGCCGACGCAGAGCACGGTCGAGCCGACCGCGCAGGCCTCGTCGACGCAGAAGATCGCGCTGAGCCTCAACGCGACGTCTCCACGGACTGCCCGTGTGGCGGTGAGCGCCACGGCGCCGCGGGGCTGGTCGGTGACGCCGAGTCGCACGAACGTGACGCTGCGTTCGAACAGCCTGCCGCAGCAGGTCGAAGTGCCGATGACGGTCACCGCCCCGGCGGGCACAAAACCGGGCACGTACTCGATCGCCGTCACAGCCAGGATGGCCGGGGCCGCGTCGGTCCGCAAAGAGGCGACGGTCGTCGTGTCTGCGGGAGCCGACTGCGCCATCCAGTCGAGCAGCTCGTGCGCCGTCGACCTGAGCCACTTTTATAACAACGACGGGACGGCGACGCTCGCAGACCCGGCTCAGGGCGACTTCGACGGGACCGGCCTCAGCTACGCGGCCGACCTGCTGCCGGCGCCCGGCCCGGTCTCGCTCGGGGGAGTGACCTACCAGGCGCCGCCTACGGCGGGCACCCAGCCGAACTTCGTCAAGTCGACGGGGCAGGCGGTGGCTCTTCCCAGCGGACGCTACAGCAGCCTGCACATCGTCGGGGCGTCGGACAACGGCAGCACGGGTGCCGCCTCGGCTACCGCCGTCGTCACCTACAGCGACGGCAGCACGGCCACCGTGCCGCTCGAGCTGACCGGGTGGGCGAACGCCGCCCCTGACTTCGGCAACACGGCGGTCGTCACGACGCCGTACCAGCTGAAGGCGGGTGCCGGCAAGACGACGACGGGGGCCTCGCTCTACGAGACCACCGTGCCGCTTCAGCCGGGCAAGACCGTCCGGTCGCTGTCGCTGGCGACGCCGTCGGTGCCCGCCTGGGTCGCACCGGGCTCGGGCGGCCTCGACTGGGCTCGAGACAGCGCCGTGAACATCTACGCGATGACGCTGACGCGGTAG
- a CDS encoding DUF1905 domain-containing protein translates to MRFTFTNELWRWAARRELWTFVTLSPEADDQIVAMVGDMTNGWGSIRVDARVGQTSFRTSIFPAGDQGAYVLPVKRAVRDAEGLELGVRVTAEIVLVDF, encoded by the coding sequence ATGCGGTTCACGTTCACGAACGAGCTCTGGCGCTGGGCGGCGCGCCGCGAACTGTGGACCTTCGTGACGCTCTCGCCCGAGGCCGACGACCAGATCGTGGCCATGGTCGGCGACATGACCAACGGCTGGGGCTCGATCCGCGTCGATGCGCGCGTCGGGCAGACGAGCTTCCGCACGTCGATCTTCCCCGCCGGCGATCAGGGCGCCTACGTGCTGCCCGTCAAGCGCGCCGTCCGCGACGCCGAGGGGCTCGAGCTCGGCGTCCGGGTCACGGCGGAGATCGTGCTCGTCGACTTCTGA
- a CDS encoding amidohydrolase family protein, protein MTTPLVDVHAHFVTDHYVAAAKAAGLVSPDGMPGWPSFDIADQLASMDRRGIARAVLSVSSPGVHFATGQDAEAVALAEHVNDTALGFVRDHPDRFDFFASVTLPDVDAAVRELTRAMDAGAVGITVESNAHGQYLGDFALEPLWAELDRRRGILFIHPTSPVMWESTALGLPRPLVEFMFESTRTVVDMLRAKVVDRHPGMRVIVPHSGATLGVLADRVSTLLPLLVGEDPASLRFTEQFEALWFDTAGTPFPRAMPTLTSLVGTDRILYGSDSCWTPPAGVDAQLASIDAAPAPAGASSWRELAATNAARLLTPPS, encoded by the coding sequence ATGACAACTCCGCTCGTCGACGTCCACGCCCACTTCGTCACCGACCACTACGTCGCCGCCGCGAAGGCCGCCGGGTTGGTCAGCCCCGACGGCATGCCGGGCTGGCCTTCGTTCGACATCGCCGACCAGCTCGCCTCGATGGACCGCCGCGGCATCGCCCGCGCCGTGCTCTCGGTGTCGTCGCCGGGCGTGCATTTCGCGACGGGTCAGGATGCCGAGGCCGTCGCCCTCGCCGAGCACGTCAACGACACGGCGCTCGGCTTCGTGCGCGACCATCCCGACCGGTTCGACTTCTTCGCGTCGGTCACCCTCCCCGACGTCGATGCCGCCGTCCGCGAGCTCACGCGGGCGATGGATGCCGGTGCCGTCGGCATCACCGTCGAGTCGAACGCGCACGGGCAGTATCTGGGTGACTTTGCACTCGAGCCGCTCTGGGCCGAGCTCGACCGGCGCCGTGGCATCCTGTTCATCCACCCGACGTCGCCGGTGATGTGGGAGTCGACCGCTCTCGGGCTGCCTCGGCCGCTCGTGGAGTTCATGTTCGAGTCCACCCGCACCGTGGTGGACATGCTGCGGGCGAAGGTCGTCGACCGGCACCCCGGCATGCGGGTGATCGTGCCGCACTCAGGCGCCACCCTCGGCGTCCTGGCCGATCGGGTCAGCACGCTCCTGCCCCTGCTCGTGGGGGAGGACCCGGCGAGCCTGCGGTTCACCGAGCAGTTCGAGGCGCTGTGGTTCGATACGGCAGGCACACCCTTCCCGCGCGCGATGCCGACACTGACGTCGCTCGTCGGCACCGATCGCATCCTGTACGGCAGCGACTCGTGCTGGACCCCGCCGGCCGGCGTCGACGCGCAGCTCGCCTCGATCGACGCCGCGCCAGCGCCCGCGGGCGCCTCGTCGTGGCGCGAGCTCGCGGCGACGAACGCCGCTCGGCTGCTGACGCCCCCTTCGTAG